The genomic DNA CATGGTACAGACAAAGGCCACTCCACAGGCAAAGGAAACAAAGGATTGTTCGGAGAAAAAGGGCAATAGCCAACCGGCTAGTAAGCGGCCGAGAAACATAAATACCCAGAAGATGGTCACGATCTGATAGCCGATACCATGTTCAAAAACATCCAGGATGTACTTACTACTCCAAGTACTCAAAGCACCTTCAGTGGCCACATAGGACGTGAGGGCAAGGCACCAGAAATAGAAAGCAGCTGGTAAAGGACGAAAAGGTTTGCCATTAGGGGTGTCCTCTTTCGGTGCGGGCGCTTCGGAGCCAAGCAATAGCAAAACCCCGGTGGCGGTGCACAGGGCGAGCAACCGATAGGCAAGTCGCCAGCCATGGCCATGGGCCAGCAGGCTGCCAATCATTAGCGGACCCAAGACGACCCCCAGTCCGAAGGCACTGTATAACCAGGATAGATATCGTGATTGATGGGGCGCGGTTCGGCGAGTTGTCTGAGCTGTCAATCCAGCGAACAACAAGCCGTTGGTGGCTCCCACAAGTCCGTACAGAACATAGGCCACAGGAAGACTGTTGTTTAGGCTAAATACTAGCAGTACGAGACTCCGCAGGAGGGTTATACCGGTCAGTCCCTTCTTCGCCCCGTAGCGGCGGACTACCCATTCAGCCAAGAACACTCCCGGGAAGGTACCAAGGCTATAGGCAGAGGCTAAGAAACCAATGCCCACTTTATCTGAATCAAAGGTATCGATGAGGGTATCTACACAAGGACCATGGGCCACAAGCACCATTCCTGCCGTGAGCATGGCTAGAAAGTACAGGTATAGTTCTCGTTTCTGGTTTACCAAGATCATCACCCTTAGAAAGCCCAAAAGGGCAAAGCGTTAACGAAATGGTGCCCCAGGGCAATTAGACGTTAAAACGGAAATGAATGATGTCACCATCTTGCACGGTATATTCCTTACCCTCAAGACGTAGTAGTCCCGCCTTGCGCAGCTCGGTGAGGTTGCCTTTACTTATGAAGGTATCAAAACCCACCACCTCGGCCCGGATAAAGCCCCGGGCAATGTCCGAATGGATCTTCCCAGCAGCCTCCAGGGCGGTTTCCCCTTTGGTGATCGTCCAGGCCTTAACCTCATCCTCACCCACGGTAAAAAAGGAGATTAGTCCCATATTGCCATAGATCGTCCGGGCAAGACGATGAATACCCGGTTCACTAATCCCTGCATCTTCCATGAAAGCTTGCTGCTCTTCCGGATCTAATTCGGCAATCTCCTTCTCAAGCTGTCCCAGGATGCTGATCAGGGGAATGCTTAAGCTTTTGCACCAGTCAACTACTTCATCTTCGGCTGCATCGTTTTCTTCGTCAGTATTGACGACCACGATCAGTGGTTTCATCGTTAGAAGGGCATAGTTTCTTAAAACCGTCTGCTCTTCTTCATTAAAGGTGAGATTAAACAGGGGTTGTTCCGACTCCAAAGCCTGTTTGCACTTACTTAATAGGGGCAATTCCTTCTCCCAAATGGCCCGCTTACGGGGGTTCTTTTCAGCTTGGCCCCTAGTAATGCGGGTTTCTATTAACTGCCAATCGGCGAGGATAATTTCAGAGAACACCTGTTTGGCATCCCGGAGGCCTGAAACACTACCTTCAACATGGGGTACATGGGGGGCGCTAAACTGACGCACGATATGGACGAGGACATCCATATCCTGTAGTTGGGTAAAGATCTTCTCCTGATTCTGACTAGTGAGCCCAGGGAAGTCGACTAACGTAATCTGGGCGTAACTAGTTTTTGCCGGCTTGAAGATCTGGCTTAGTTTCTCCACTCGGGGATCAAAGACCCTTGCCACGGCGATATCTGAAGCACCTTTCTTGCTTTGACTGGTTGCCAAGGAATCAAACACAGTCGTCTTGCCCACTTGGGGCAGTCCAATAAGACCAACCTGCATGTGCTGTGAAACCTCTTTTCTTTTGATAGTGACCACTAGATATCTTAACATAACAAGGACTGCTTTGCTATCCTAGGCCAGACTTTGTATAAGTTAGCGCGTCAGGCTACTCTCACTGGGGTTTTATGTGATACATGAAGGGCAACGTTTTCAGTCATATCGACGGTCTCTATATTGGGCCCACAAAGAAGTTCTATCATTAGACTTGTCTAGCTTTGTTTTCCTTCACATACGGGCCAAATTTCTGGGTTTCACGAGACCGAGACTTCTGTGCGGTGTGCTATTGGACACCAGGTGTAGTAACAGTACTAAGGGTTGTCAAACTGCGTGCAGACAAAGCTTCGCGAAAAGAAGTCCTAGAGTTTACAGCTCTAGAAGGTCGCACGAGTTGAGGTGTTACAAACTCACTGGGTAGCGGTTGGGATAGTGAGAAGGATGTCCAGGCACAGAAAAGGCCTGACACATGCGCCCGAAAAAAGGTCATAATGTTACGTACATCTACGACTAAACACCAGATAATCCCCTCAGAACAAGGGTCTGGGGAAGCTAATGACTGCAGACCAACTTGTCTGGAAGCTGGTAAATTGTTTGGACGAATTCTCTGATGAAATCTGATGAAAAAGGTAGAAATAGGGAGCCAATTCGCACATAATCAACCGAGTTGGGGTAAAGCCGCTGCCCGAGAATATTGTTTTTCACAGGGGTCTTTGATACATTAACGATAATAACGTTGCATACAATAATCGGGTTATAGACTATCTGTACTAGTTGGTTGCATATACCAAACTGGATTATTAAAGGTATCTTGTCGTTACATTTGTATGAGGATGAGTAAAGGGTTTTTCAGCTAAGCAGAATGTATCGGTGTACGCTGTGGCACTATGAGCAAATCGGCAATCCTATGAAACGTATCGAATACTTAGTTTACGCTGAATCTCGATTACATAAGACGCGGCACAGCTCGACCAAGAACAAATGACTAGTAGCCTCAAGAAAGCAAAGGTGATTACCATACTAGTCTAGTAGCAACTGAGCAGGTTTGACTTGTGACTTTATCTTATATCTGATCTAGGACGGGCGCAAAATGATGTAACGATCGGTCCATGGGCGAGCTGACACTGTAAACCAAGCTAGCTTGCAGACTCGTACTTGGAAGAATACTCCACGGCGTAGTTGGGTTGAATTCATTCTATGCTTCTGGGAGCTAAAACGATTCTTACTTTGCTTTTGAAGAGGCTAATCCAGGTATTGAGGTGGAACTGCGACCTGGGTCAAAGAGAGATCAGTTCATTGCGGCATTCGCTGGTGGAGTAGCCCCGGATGTGTTTGTGATCGGTTCAGGGATCCCTGGATACGCCCAGAACCATATGATTAGCCCCATTACATCCTCTGTGCAAGAAGACGGATTCAGCGCAACTGATTTCTTTCCGGCTGGCTGGATGGAGGTGCAGTGGAAGGGTGATGTCTGGGCGTTACCACTAACGCTAGATCCGAACTTTGCCTTGCTTGGCAATCGCCGATTACTGGAGGAGGCGGGGTTACCAGGAGAGACTTTGCCGACAACTATTGCGGTTCTAGATAACCATATTCATCGCTTGACACAACTAGATGCCGATGGCCGTGCCCCGAGATTGGGATGTCAGTCTGGGATAACGCGTGGGGTCAGCTAAACAACCTATATACGTGGGGCTGGGCATTTGGAGGAGCCTTCTACGATGTGGTGAGCGATACGGCGACTTTGACCGATCCTCAGGTAGTCAAAGCCCTTGAATGGTTAGCCGATCACTATAACCGGTATGTTATGACACTTGCGGGTAAGAATCCGTCCTTCGTTAGGCGCTTTATAGACGAAGATGAAGTCATGATTACTGCCCAT from Limnochordia bacterium includes the following:
- a CDS encoding MFS transporter: MVNQKRELYLYFLAMLTAGMVLVAHGPCVDTLIDTFDSDKVGIGFLASAYSLGTFPGVFLAEWVVRRYGAKKGLTGITLLRSLVLLVFSLNNSLPVAYVLYGLVGATNGLLFAGLTAQTTRRTAPHQSRYLSWLYSAFGLGVVLGPLMIGSLLAHGHGWRLAYRLLALCTATGVLLLLGSEAPAPKEDTPNGKPFRPLPAAFYFWCLALTSYVATEGALSTWSSKYILDVFEHGIGYQIVTIFWVFMFLGRLLAGWLLPFFSEQSFVSFACGVAFVCTMIASQASSLLWVLIAFAGTALALAGIYPGIMSLISKQFASFGDRATNMATALGNVGVIGFTPLVGAIADMKTLRGAIFVSALPLLIVIAVIAAFIMTQSNDIAARRSKCDLS
- a CDS encoding YchF family ATPase; this translates as MLRYLVVTIKRKEVSQHMQVGLIGLPQVGKTTVFDSLATSQSKKGASDIAVARVFDPRVEKLSQIFKPAKTSYAQITLVDFPGLTSQNQEKIFTQLQDMDVLVHIVRQFSAPHVPHVEGSVSGLRDAKQVFSEIILADWQLIETRITRGQAEKNPRKRAIWEKELPLLSKCKQALESEQPLFNLTFNEEEQTVLRNYALLTMKPLIVVVNTDEENDAAEDEVVDWCKSLSIPLISILGQLEKEIAELDPEEQQAFMEDAGISEPGIHRLARTIYGNMGLISFFTVGEDEVKAWTITKGETALEAAGKIHSDIARGFIRAEVVGFDTFISKGNLTELRKAGLLRLEGKEYTVQDGDIIHFRFNV